The Parashewanella tropica genome window below encodes:
- a CDS encoding bifunctional methionine sulfoxide reductase B/A protein, with protein sequence MTPLTDFEKYVIEEKGTEPPFSGALVNNTAQGVYLCRKCHAPLYTSVHKFHSSCGWPSFDDEIEGAVKRMPDADGMRTEIVCNDCGGHLGHVFEGEHLTPRNIRHCVNSVSMVFVPTEEELASKVKHATFGAGCFWCTEAVFKLVKGVQKVQSGYSGGLESEANYKAVCSGKTGHAEVAHIEYDPSEVDFVTLVQAFFQSHDPTTLNQQGHDIGPQYRSVIFAHDYEQIQIANKVIEELNKALIYEKPIVTEVSIFDQFYPAEDVHNDYFEQNPEQRYCQLVIQPKVDKFKEVFEGLITK encoded by the coding sequence ATGACGCCATTAACAGACTTCGAAAAATATGTAATAGAAGAAAAAGGTACCGAGCCACCCTTTAGTGGGGCGTTGGTAAATAATACGGCTCAGGGAGTGTATTTGTGTCGTAAGTGTCACGCTCCTTTGTATACTTCAGTACATAAATTTCACTCAAGCTGCGGTTGGCCGTCCTTTGATGATGAGATTGAGGGGGCAGTGAAACGTATGCCAGACGCCGATGGCATGAGAACCGAAATTGTTTGTAATGATTGTGGTGGGCATTTAGGGCATGTATTTGAAGGTGAGCATTTAACACCTAGAAATATTAGGCATTGTGTTAATTCGGTATCAATGGTTTTTGTACCTACTGAGGAAGAACTCGCTAGCAAAGTGAAACACGCAACCTTTGGGGCAGGGTGTTTCTGGTGCACAGAAGCAGTATTTAAACTGGTTAAAGGCGTTCAGAAAGTACAGTCTGGGTATAGCGGAGGGCTAGAGTCTGAGGCAAATTATAAAGCGGTTTGCTCAGGAAAAACAGGTCACGCAGAAGTCGCGCATATTGAATATGATCCTTCAGAGGTCGACTTCGTGACATTAGTTCAGGCTTTTTTCCAAAGTCACGACCCGACCACCTTAAATCAGCAAGGCCATGATATTGGACCGCAATACCGCAGTGTCATTTTTGCCCATGATTACGAGCAGATTCAAATTGCAAATAAAGTAATTGAGGAACTCAATAAAGCGTTAATTTATGAAAAACCAATTGTGACAGAAGTATCGATTTTTGATCAATTTTACCCAGCAGAAGATGTTCACAATGATTATTTTGAGCAAAATCCTGAGCAGAGATATTGTCAATTGGTTATCCAGCCTAAGGTAGATAAGTTTAAAGAGGTGTTTGAGGGTCTGATTACGAAGTGA
- a CDS encoding IS3 family transposase (programmed frameshift) codes for MTNPDPTYIKRTQRDYSLGFKLQVVAAVEKGDMTYKQAQKIYGIQGRSTVLTWLRKHGKLDWCQPPKITMSKSPKAKETPAQKIKRLERELKDEKLRNLLLNEVVDIIDAEHGIGLRKKLNSQGARNLQVQKQVSLSKACKLLGMTRQSIYQREYRDKKRAIMLAPVKNMVLALRRFMPRLGGRKLYYLLKPQLMEEGIKLGRDGLFDYLREEHLLIQPKRSYRKTTNSKHWMKKHPNLLKDYTPQRAEEVLVSDITYVESDDGVHYLSLVTDAYSRKIMGYELSDGMKATDVVKALDMAVSHRCYRRNAIHHSDRGLQYCSAIYQNKLKQNNIIPSMTDGYDCYQNALAERVNGILKQEFLVYQCKNIDELKLLIDESIAIYNDMRPHLSLEMKTPNQVHKKIQEQMLLDLH; via the exons ATGACAAACCCAGATCCTACCTATATAAAACGTACACAACGTGATTATTCATTAGGCTTTAAATTGCAGGTTGTTGCAGCTGTTGAAAAAGGTGATATGACCTATAAGCAAGCTCAAAAAATCTATGGTATCCAAGGTCGCTCAACAGTACTTACATGGTTGAGAAAACACGGTAAGCTAGATTGGTGTCAACCACCGAAAATAACCATGTCTAAATCACCTAAAGCCAAAGAAACACCAGCTCAAAAGATTAAGCGCTTAGAGCGAGAGTTGAAGGATGAAAAGTTACGTAACCTATTACTTAATGAAGTCGTCGATATTATTGATGCTGAACATGGTATAGGGTTGCGAAAAAAGCTTA ATAGCCAAGGAGCAAGAAACCTTCAGGTACAAAAGCAAGTAAGTTTAAGCAAGGCTTGTAAGCTTCTTGGCATGACGAGGCAATCAATTTATCAAAGGGAATATAGAGATAAAAAACGGGCTATCATGTTAGCTCCAGTAAAAAATATGGTGCTAGCGTTACGGCGATTTATGCCACGATTAGGCGGTAGGAAACTGTACTATCTTCTGAAGCCTCAACTTATGGAGGAAGGCATAAAGCTCGGGCGAGATGGCCTATTCGACTATCTGAGGGAAGAACACCTGCTAATTCAACCCAAGCGTAGTTATAGGAAAACGACTAACAGTAAGCATTGGATGAAAAAGCATCCGAATTTGTTAAAAGATTACACGCCACAAAGAGCTGAAGAAGTCTTGGTAAGTGATATCACTTATGTGGAAAGTGATGATGGTGTGCATTATCTCTCGCTTGTCACTGACGCTTATAGTCGAAAAATAATGGGCTATGAATTAAGTGATGGAATGAAAGCGACAGACGTGGTTAAAGCGCTAGATATGGCTGTTAGCCATAGGTGTTATAGACGTAACGCAATTCATCACTCAGACAGAGGGTTACAATATTGCTCTGCTATTTATCAGAATAAACTTAAGCAAAATAATATAATACCCTCAATGACTGATGGTTATGACTGCTATCAAAATGCACTCGCAGAGAGGGTGAATGGTATACTGAAGCAGGAGTTCCTTGTATATCAATGTAAAAATATTGATGAATTAAAGTTGCTCATCGATGAATCAATAGCGATATACAACGATATGAGACCGCATTTAAGTTTAGAGATGAAAACACCGAACCAAGTGCATAAAAAAATCCAAGAGCAAATGCTCTTGGATTTACATTAA
- a CDS encoding isopenicillin N synthase family dioxygenase, with amino-acid sequence MKLETIDYLAPDAAEKFVESLHQIGFGVLRNHPISQDLVETIYKEWHAFFSTEEKYNFRFNVDTQDGFFPPEVSETAKGNDVKDIKEFYHVYPWGQIPDSLRENIMAYYNKANAFAEELLSWIEKYSPPEVAEHYSIALSKMVHESTQTLLRVLHYPPMKGDEESGAIRAAAHEDINLITILPAANEKGLQVKDKSGEWLDVPSDFGNIIINIGDMLQEASGGYFPSTSHRVINPEGQDKTKSRISLPLFLHPHPEVVLSERYTANEYLMERLRELGVI; translated from the coding sequence ATGAAATTAGAAACTATTGATTATCTTGCTCCGGACGCAGCAGAAAAGTTCGTTGAATCACTTCACCAGATCGGTTTCGGTGTTTTAAGAAACCATCCAATTAGCCAAGACTTAGTAGAAACCATTTATAAGGAATGGCATGCGTTTTTCTCTACCGAAGAAAAATATAACTTTCGCTTTAATGTAGATACTCAAGACGGTTTTTTCCCTCCAGAAGTATCTGAAACAGCAAAAGGTAACGATGTTAAAGACATCAAAGAGTTTTACCATGTTTATCCTTGGGGACAGATCCCAGATTCACTTCGTGAAAACATTATGGCTTATTACAATAAAGCTAATGCTTTTGCGGAAGAACTTCTAAGCTGGATTGAAAAGTATTCTCCACCAGAGGTTGCTGAACATTATTCTATTGCTCTTTCAAAGATGGTTCATGAAAGCACTCAAACACTGCTTCGTGTTCTTCACTATCCACCAATGAAAGGTGATGAAGAGTCTGGTGCTATCCGTGCAGCGGCACATGAAGACATTAACTTAATCACTATCTTGCCTGCGGCCAACGAAAAAGGCTTACAAGTTAAAGACAAGAGCGGTGAATGGTTAGATGTACCAAGTGATTTTGGAAATATCATCATCAATATCGGTGATATGCTACAAGAAGCGTCAGGTGGTTATTTCCCATCGACTTCTCACCGCGTGATTAACCCTGAAGGTCAAGATAAGACTAAATCTCGTATCTCTTTGCCTTTATTCTTACACCCGCATCCAGAGGTTGTACTTTCAGAAAGATATACCGCTAACGAATACTTGATGGAAAGATTACGTGAATTAGGTGTTATCTAA
- the recC gene encoding exodeoxyribonuclease V subunit gamma — protein MFYLIQSNRMESLSQQLADLLTKPTDISSVLQPQQILVQSPGMSTWLRLEIAKHNGIAAAIDFPLPSSFTWQLYHSLLTDVPEENAFTKPMMTWKLMSLLPSLINDPEFASLKDYLDSNQNNDPAQLQLKYYQLCNRIADTFDQYLVYRPDWIAGWEQGEQPIELADNQQWQPILWRSLIEFNYQQLQQNPYHRANLHQALLQAIEDPETEISDIPPQLFVFGISSMPPQLLEILHKLAQRIDVFMFNLSPCQHYWGDIVDPKLRAKMAIQFENKQFLPEQWEESLEVGNPILANNGKMGRELLDLVLELPEDNVELGFEHYLDPLNPQSPSLLHELQHDILEMETLGEPLGPDSDIYNKPEKRRTLKESDHSLKLSSCHSPLREVETLHNHLLSLLEANPKLQPKDIVIMLPDVASYAPYIDAVFSAKQGSHYIPYAIADRGAAQESPLVNSFLSLLTLNQSRFSLSEITSILEVSAVMRRFDIDDEDLVTIKHWLNEAGVRWGRSQDSRQEFDVPSFEQNSWAFGLKRLILGYSLSNDADLYQGSLKTQGVEGMSAQALGKLLNFVEALDNWHYTLNQPVNAHQRIEQLEMLVESFYLIDNDERSQLQDVRDAISKLKEELTQARFDEELTPLTISSWFNSELNQSRVGQRYLAGNVNFCTLMPMRSIPFKVVCLLGMNDGVYPRNQYPISFDLMAHFAARKGDRSRRLDDRYLFLEALLSARQHLYISYIGLSERDNSERIPSMLVSELLDYCQLCYQLPDGSNEINKRLITQQPLQAFDSALYDEEKSNFQSYDKQWCPLTTKQAQAAFISSALKSDDEDKQDTLDLSSLIRFFRNPAQFFFNRTLNLDLGLQIEQDENDEPFALSALERYQIQDKLLNHLVETQAEYIDDAQIQHLKANGQLPVTPFDDLLLKQYQKDIGATAGRAIYLKGDGQSISVDIKLEFKSLLNGITLVGRVDDVGGKGLVNMRPGKSHGRDLLRVYLRHLAINAMGVHKSSFLIDVSHFHTFAPIEASQAHALLAELIELYFSGLEQPLIFPPKTAMAFANADGEHEDKLAEAEKAWAGEFGEGEDPHFQRLFSFPDDFDDTFVRLSKTVFYPLLDIYYTDKLDSLQDYIESQTKGVK, from the coding sequence ATGTTCTATCTTATCCAATCGAATCGTATGGAATCCCTCAGCCAGCAATTGGCAGATTTGCTAACAAAACCGACCGATATTTCCTCTGTATTACAACCACAACAGATTCTGGTTCAAAGCCCGGGGATGTCGACATGGCTTCGATTGGAAATCGCCAAACACAATGGTATTGCAGCAGCTATCGACTTTCCTCTTCCATCCAGTTTTACATGGCAGCTCTATCACAGCCTTTTGACTGATGTGCCTGAAGAAAATGCTTTCACCAAACCGATGATGACTTGGAAACTGATGTCGTTATTACCTTCATTAATTAATGACCCAGAGTTTGCATCACTTAAAGATTACTTAGACTCAAATCAAAATAACGACCCTGCGCAACTGCAATTAAAATACTATCAATTATGTAACCGAATTGCGGACACCTTTGACCAATACCTAGTCTATAGACCAGACTGGATTGCTGGTTGGGAGCAAGGTGAACAGCCTATTGAGCTAGCTGACAATCAACAATGGCAGCCTATACTGTGGCGCAGTTTGATTGAATTTAACTACCAGCAATTGCAGCAAAACCCATATCACAGAGCGAACCTTCATCAGGCACTATTGCAAGCCATTGAAGATCCTGAGACAGAGATTTCAGATATTCCACCACAACTTTTTGTGTTTGGTATTTCATCAATGCCACCACAGTTATTAGAGATTCTGCACAAACTGGCTCAGCGCATTGATGTATTTATGTTTAACTTAAGCCCTTGCCAGCATTATTGGGGAGATATTGTTGATCCTAAACTCAGGGCGAAAATGGCAATTCAATTTGAAAATAAACAATTCCTGCCTGAACAATGGGAAGAAAGCCTAGAAGTCGGTAACCCTATATTAGCCAATAACGGAAAAATGGGACGCGAGCTACTCGATCTTGTTCTTGAGCTTCCCGAAGATAATGTAGAGCTCGGTTTTGAACACTACCTAGATCCACTTAACCCTCAAAGTCCAAGTCTACTGCATGAACTTCAACATGATATCTTAGAAATGGAAACCCTAGGCGAACCACTAGGCCCAGATTCCGATATCTACAATAAGCCCGAAAAACGTAGAACATTAAAAGAGAGTGACCATTCACTAAAGCTCAGTAGCTGCCATAGCCCATTAAGAGAAGTTGAGACCTTACACAATCATTTATTGTCGCTTTTAGAAGCTAACCCTAAACTTCAGCCGAAAGACATAGTCATCATGCTTCCCGATGTCGCCTCTTATGCTCCCTACATAGATGCCGTTTTCTCTGCTAAACAAGGAAGTCATTATATTCCTTACGCAATCGCAGATAGAGGAGCCGCTCAAGAGTCACCTTTGGTTAACAGCTTTTTAAGCCTACTTACTTTGAACCAAAGCCGATTTTCATTATCCGAGATCACCAGTATTCTAGAAGTTTCAGCTGTAATGCGTCGTTTCGATATTGATGACGAAGATCTTGTTACCATCAAGCACTGGCTTAATGAAGCTGGTGTTCGCTGGGGTAGAAGCCAAGACAGTCGCCAAGAATTTGATGTTCCATCATTTGAGCAAAACTCTTGGGCTTTCGGCCTTAAACGTTTGATTTTGGGCTATTCATTAAGCAACGATGCCGATCTATATCAAGGCAGCCTAAAAACGCAAGGCGTTGAAGGTATGTCAGCTCAAGCCTTGGGCAAATTACTCAATTTTGTTGAGGCGTTAGATAACTGGCACTACACACTTAACCAACCTGTTAATGCCCATCAGCGTATCGAGCAGTTAGAAATGTTAGTAGAGTCTTTCTACTTAATTGATAATGACGAACGCTCTCAATTACAAGATGTTCGAGATGCAATCAGCAAGTTAAAAGAAGAACTGACTCAAGCTCGTTTTGATGAAGAACTGACTCCATTGACCATATCATCTTGGTTTAATAGTGAATTGAATCAATCAAGAGTTGGTCAACGCTATCTTGCGGGTAACGTTAACTTTTGTACTTTAATGCCTATGCGCTCTATTCCATTCAAAGTCGTTTGCTTACTTGGAATGAATGATGGCGTATACCCAAGAAACCAATATCCTATCAGTTTCGACCTCATGGCACACTTTGCCGCTCGCAAAGGTGACCGTTCTCGTCGTCTTGATGATAGATATCTATTCTTAGAAGCCCTACTTTCAGCAAGACAACATCTTTACATCAGTTATATCGGCCTTAGTGAAAGAGATAACTCCGAGCGAATTCCATCGATGCTTGTGTCTGAGTTACTGGATTACTGCCAGCTTTGTTATCAATTACCAGATGGCAGTAATGAAATAAACAAACGCCTCATTACTCAACAGCCATTACAGGCTTTCGATAGCGCTTTGTATGACGAAGAAAAATCGAACTTTCAAAGCTACGATAAGCAATGGTGTCCTCTAACAACGAAACAAGCTCAAGCGGCATTCATCAGCTCAGCACTGAAATCAGATGATGAAGACAAGCAAGATACTTTAGATTTATCATCTCTGATTCGATTTTTTCGAAACCCAGCTCAGTTCTTCTTTAACCGAACGTTAAACCTAGACTTAGGGCTACAAATAGAACAAGACGAAAACGATGAGCCTTTTGCTTTAAGTGCTTTAGAGCGTTATCAAATTCAAGACAAGTTATTAAATCATCTTGTTGAAACTCAAGCCGAATACATCGACGACGCTCAAATTCAGCACCTTAAAGCGAATGGACAGCTGCCTGTTACCCCGTTTGATGACCTGTTACTCAAGCAATATCAAAAAGATATTGGTGCTACTGCTGGTAGAGCAATTTATTTGAAAGGCGATGGTCAAAGCATCAGCGTTGATATAAAGCTTGAATTCAAATCTTTACTCAATGGCATTACGCTAGTGGGTAGAGTCGATGATGTAGGTGGTAAAGGGCTCGTAAATATGAGACCCGGAAAATCTCATGGTAGAGATCTACTAAGAGTGTACTTACGTCACCTTGCGATTAATGCGATGGGCGTTCATAAGTCCAGTTTTTTAATCGACGTCAGCCACTTCCATACTTTTGCACCGATTGAAGCCTCGCAGGCTCACGCTTTGTTGGCCGAGCTAATTGAACTGTATTTCTCAGGGCTAGAGCAACCTTTGATATTCCCGCCCAAAACGGCTATGGCATTTGCTAATGCTGACGGCGAACATGAAGACAAGCTAGCCGAAGCAGAAAAAGCTTGGGCTGGAGAGTTCGGTGAAGGAGAAGATCCTCATTTCCAAAGACTATTCTCATTCCCTGACGACTTTGATGACACTTTCGTTCGGCTCAGTAAAACCGTTTTTTATCCTCTATTAGATATTTACTACACAGACAAATTAGATTCTCTACAAGATTATATCGAAAGCCAAACTAAGGGAGTTAAGTGA
- a CDS encoding Ig-like domain-containing protein has product MMVTSLSLIACGGGSHDHDSHGEFESIKITSYHQAIVANTSQNLVVIGSFDDGHTEVVKELTWKSSNPEVATIDDNGTFSALSKGETEIYATHDDLTTEKLTIFVISAPITDLSLTMEKSALYVGSKSKYFAIAKVSDTEEVDVSLTSVYSSSDNSVATIEGNVATGVAVGDVSFSATFTDATGNKFTATPFQISVSIAQLMDIKISASVETLAVGSSSQFVATAIFQDEKTEDVSSRATWRSSDTNVVTVSDSGVVKAIAAGTATITASDADDNFDDEVTVTVQ; this is encoded by the coding sequence ATGATGGTCACATCACTATCTTTAATTGCTTGCGGTGGTGGTAGTCATGATCATGATTCACATGGTGAATTCGAGTCAATTAAAATCACTTCTTACCATCAAGCCATTGTAGCGAACACCAGTCAAAATCTAGTGGTGATTGGTAGCTTCGATGATGGGCATACAGAAGTTGTTAAAGAGCTGACTTGGAAAAGCTCAAATCCAGAAGTCGCCACAATTGACGATAATGGTACTTTCTCTGCTCTTTCTAAAGGTGAAACTGAGATTTATGCTACTCATGATGATTTAACTACTGAGAAGCTAACAATCTTTGTTATCAGCGCTCCCATCACAGATCTGAGCTTAACCATGGAGAAATCCGCTCTATATGTTGGTTCGAAATCAAAGTATTTTGCAATTGCAAAAGTATCTGATACAGAAGAAGTGGACGTATCTTTGACATCTGTTTATAGCTCTAGTGACAATTCCGTTGCAACTATCGAAGGAAATGTTGCAACAGGTGTTGCTGTAGGTGATGTGAGTTTTAGTGCGACATTTACAGATGCAACTGGAAACAAATTTACTGCTACACCATTTCAAATTTCAGTATCAATTGCTCAGTTAATGGATATTAAAATCTCAGCTTCAGTAGAGACGTTAGCAGTCGGTTCATCGTCACAGTTTGTTGCGACGGCTATTTTCCAAGACGAGAAAACTGAAGATGTTAGCTCGAGAGCAACATGGAGAAGTAGTGACACCAATGTAGTTACTGTAAGTGACTCAGGAGTAGTTAAAGCAATTGCTGCGGGAACAGCGACAATTACAGCAAGTGATGCTGATGATAACTTTGATGATGAAGTAACCGTAACCGTTCAATAA